In Marinobacter sp. LQ44, the following are encoded in one genomic region:
- a CDS encoding DUF4864 domain-containing protein, with amino-acid sequence MGLNIINIKTGVILTLTMALVLALAWSSRPLADDADADIQNAILSQIEAFANDDEVQAWEYASEGIKRRFGTSEGFLAMVREAYPAVHSATAIEFAQRVPHDGFDIQVVRLQGPEGKRWDAYYRMEMTDGDWKIAGVRLQPADLGI; translated from the coding sequence ATGGGGCTTAACATCATTAACATCAAAACCGGCGTTATCCTGACCCTTACGATGGCGTTGGTGCTTGCCTTGGCCTGGTCCTCGAGACCGCTGGCGGATGATGCGGATGCCGATATCCAGAATGCCATCCTCAGCCAGATTGAAGCGTTCGCTAACGACGATGAGGTACAGGCCTGGGAGTATGCCTCTGAAGGGATCAAACGGCGATTCGGCACCTCTGAAGGTTTTCTTGCGATGGTGCGCGAAGCCTACCCCGCCGTTCACAGCGCCACCGCCATCGAGTTTGCCCAGCGGGTTCCCCATGATGGCTTTGATATCCAGGTGGTTCGATTGCAAGGCCCTGAGGGCAAACGCTGGGACGCCTATTACCGCATGGAGATGACGGACGGAGACTGGAAGATTGCCGGAGTTCGCTTGCAGCCTGCGGACCTGGGTATCTGA
- a CDS encoding DUF6482 family protein, producing the protein MQMTELELRSHKHDTIASLELVSMEGRYYMARFYLDGQGYVLSDPYEKAVLFTGAAAARDFFRDFHVEHVEIIPPTGTDEMIGMPDCHGETMRVPL; encoded by the coding sequence ATGCAGATGACCGAGCTTGAACTCAGATCCCACAAGCACGACACGATCGCTTCGCTGGAGCTTGTATCGATGGAGGGGCGATATTACATGGCCAGGTTCTATCTGGACGGCCAGGGCTATGTTTTGAGCGATCCATACGAAAAAGCGGTTCTGTTTACCGGTGCCGCCGCGGCAAGGGACTTTTTCCGGGATTTCCATGTGGAGCATGTGGAAATCATCCCACCAACCGGCACCGACGAGATGATCGGCATGCCGGACTGCCATGGCGAAACCATGAGGGTGCCGTTATAA
- the recC gene encoding exodeoxyribonuclease V subunit gamma — MAAAPTIEPGFHAIHANHLEDLRRAVVYICRQNPMPPLQSETFLVQSNGIAQWLKLALAEKRTEDGVEGGLGIAAGMDFLFPARFIWQAYRAVLPDGEVPEQSPFDKRRLVWRLYRLLPELVGEDEAFTPLARFLDGSDTDLRNFQLAEKVADLFDQYQVFRADWLAAWEQGKDVVITARGEEKSLDMETRWQPLLWRALVKDIGSEAHTSRSQIHTRFMEQGQRITEPANPARLPRRIVVFGVSSLPRQALEALYVLSRFSQVVLCVHNPCQFYWADIISDRELLKAERKRGVAHPVLSQIDDPDQLHQHANPLLAAWGKQGRDYIRLLDEFDNPDDYRASFQTPGQKIDIFTDHGDVDNPCLLHQLQNDIHNLTPLQEIRQQQRTVDLAHDHSVVFHDAHGPQREVEVLHDQLLAAFNADPTLRPRDVIVMVPDINVYAPHIQAVFGRYSPGRKRHIPFTISDQGQRHHEPVLIALETLMSLPRSRFGVSEIISLLEVPGIRDRFDISEDEIPLARRWVEGANIRWGLHGAHRESLDLPAELERNTWQAGLRAMLLGYGMGDDEPWGGVEPYGEIGGLQASLAGRLGEFVHQLETLWQALQTTRTPGEWEALFSAMLEQFFHKVEGQDLLLLNRFRRQLEQWLEDALAAGLDHQPLPLNIVKDVLLQGLDEGGLNQRFLAGKVNFATLMPMRAIPFRKVCLLGMNDGDYPRTRPPVDFDLMAQDYRPGDRSRREDDRYLFLEALLSAREQLYISWVGRSIKDDSERPPSVLIGQLQDHLDSLWAVAGQPGVTVTKALTTQHPLQPFSRSYFPKANGVGEGDEAQPRPLAEVLKARGLFTYEREWRSAHGVEALEQEHQALPYLAPEEPISLNDLASFLKKPIDTFYQRRLQVRFEDVEDDDTDNENFDLNGLDRWRLDNELIQEGVVKAASEEEFYERLETTLDRMARRGDLGMGVTEHRLRSELAGRLPDLFDRYRSTLAEWPEAVTEPLPFEYRYSDGTGTVEVADLIDNLRCNPQGQLCRLVIASSGLLTGSGYSKKVRYANLLRDWLIHLAGQLSGQPFETLILGKEEGRKFQFPVMPPDQARNHVEAILSRWMDATTRALPLHCEAGFAWITSYYGGKKFVGDHERAISEAEQAYATALDRDTGYLLGAFESPEALMASGEFEALLHQLYVPLWETEQGKSAAEQIGSME, encoded by the coding sequence ATGGCGGCTGCACCCACCATCGAACCCGGCTTTCACGCCATACACGCCAATCATCTGGAAGACCTGCGCCGGGCCGTGGTCTATATCTGCCGGCAAAACCCCATGCCGCCGCTGCAGAGCGAGACCTTCCTGGTACAGAGTAACGGTATCGCCCAGTGGCTGAAGCTGGCACTGGCGGAAAAGCGCACCGAGGATGGGGTGGAAGGCGGCCTGGGCATTGCCGCCGGCATGGATTTCCTGTTTCCCGCGCGGTTTATCTGGCAGGCCTACCGGGCGGTGTTGCCCGATGGCGAAGTGCCGGAGCAGTCGCCGTTCGACAAGCGCCGTCTGGTGTGGCGGCTGTACCGGTTGTTGCCGGAACTGGTGGGGGAAGATGAGGCCTTCACGCCACTGGCGCGGTTTCTGGATGGCAGCGACACCGACCTGCGCAACTTCCAGCTGGCCGAAAAAGTGGCAGACCTGTTCGATCAGTACCAGGTGTTCCGGGCCGACTGGCTGGCGGCCTGGGAGCAGGGCAAGGATGTGGTGATCACCGCCCGGGGCGAGGAGAAATCCCTGGATATGGAAACCCGCTGGCAGCCGTTGCTCTGGCGCGCGCTTGTGAAAGACATAGGCAGCGAGGCCCACACCAGCCGCTCGCAAATCCACACCCGCTTTATGGAGCAGGGCCAGCGCATTACCGAGCCGGCCAATCCCGCCCGCTTGCCCAGGCGCATCGTGGTGTTCGGGGTGTCGTCCCTGCCCCGCCAAGCATTGGAAGCCCTGTACGTACTGAGCCGGTTCAGCCAGGTGGTGCTGTGCGTTCACAACCCCTGCCAGTTCTACTGGGCCGACATCATCAGCGACCGGGAGCTGCTGAAAGCCGAGCGCAAGCGCGGCGTCGCGCACCCGGTGCTGTCACAGATTGATGACCCGGACCAACTGCACCAGCATGCCAACCCGTTGCTGGCCGCCTGGGGCAAACAGGGCCGGGACTACATTCGCCTGCTGGATGAGTTCGACAACCCGGACGACTACCGCGCCAGCTTCCAGACCCCGGGCCAGAAGATCGACATCTTCACCGACCATGGCGATGTGGATAACCCCTGCCTGCTGCACCAGTTGCAGAACGATATCCACAACCTGACGCCACTGCAGGAAATCCGCCAGCAGCAGCGCACGGTGGATCTGGCCCACGACCATTCCGTGGTGTTCCACGACGCCCACGGCCCCCAGCGGGAAGTGGAAGTTCTGCACGACCAGCTGCTGGCCGCCTTCAATGCCGATCCGACACTGCGACCCCGGGATGTGATTGTGATGGTGCCCGACATCAACGTGTACGCGCCTCACATTCAGGCCGTATTTGGCCGCTATTCCCCCGGTCGCAAGCGCCACATTCCGTTCACCATCTCCGACCAGGGCCAGCGCCACCACGAACCGGTGCTGATTGCCCTGGAAACCCTGATGTCGCTGCCCCGCAGTCGCTTTGGTGTAAGCGAAATCATCAGCCTGCTGGAAGTGCCCGGCATTCGCGACCGCTTTGATATCAGTGAGGATGAAATTCCCCTGGCCCGGCGTTGGGTCGAGGGCGCCAACATCCGCTGGGGCCTGCACGGCGCACACCGGGAAAGCCTGGACCTGCCGGCAGAGCTGGAACGCAACACCTGGCAGGCTGGCCTGCGGGCCATGCTGCTTGGCTACGGCATGGGCGATGACGAGCCCTGGGGCGGGGTGGAACCTTACGGAGAAATCGGCGGGCTGCAAGCCAGCCTGGCCGGGCGCCTGGGCGAGTTCGTACACCAGCTGGAAACCCTGTGGCAGGCACTGCAAACCACCCGCACGCCCGGTGAGTGGGAAGCCCTGTTCTCCGCCATGCTCGAGCAGTTTTTCCACAAAGTGGAAGGCCAGGACCTGCTGTTGCTGAACCGCTTCCGCCGCCAGCTGGAGCAGTGGCTCGAAGATGCCCTCGCCGCAGGCCTTGATCATCAGCCGCTGCCCCTGAACATCGTCAAGGATGTGCTGCTGCAAGGCCTGGACGAAGGCGGCCTGAACCAGCGTTTCCTGGCCGGCAAGGTGAACTTCGCCACCCTGATGCCGATGCGGGCCATTCCCTTTCGCAAGGTGTGCCTGCTGGGCATGAACGATGGCGACTACCCCCGCACCCGGCCGCCGGTGGATTTCGACCTGATGGCCCAGGACTATCGCCCCGGTGACCGTTCCCGCCGGGAAGACGACCGCTACCTGTTCCTGGAAGCCCTGCTGTCCGCCCGGGAACAGCTGTATATCAGCTGGGTGGGGCGCAGTATCAAGGACGACTCTGAACGGCCACCCTCGGTGCTCATCGGCCAGCTGCAGGACCACCTGGACAGCCTGTGGGCGGTGGCAGGGCAACCGGGAGTTACGGTGACCAAGGCTCTGACCACCCAACACCCGTTGCAACCCTTCAGCCGGAGCTATTTCCCGAAAGCCAACGGCGTGGGCGAAGGCGACGAGGCCCAGCCCAGGCCGCTGGCCGAGGTGTTGAAGGCCCGCGGCCTGTTCACCTACGAACGGGAATGGCGAAGCGCACACGGTGTGGAAGCCCTCGAGCAGGAACACCAAGCCCTGCCGTATCTGGCGCCGGAAGAACCCATCAGCCTGAACGATCTGGCGAGCTTTCTGAAAAAGCCCATCGACACCTTCTATCAGCGCCGACTGCAGGTACGGTTTGAAGACGTGGAAGACGACGACACCGACAACGAAAACTTCGACCTGAACGGTCTCGACCGCTGGCGCCTGGATAACGAGCTGATTCAGGAAGGCGTGGTCAAAGCCGCCAGTGAGGAAGAATTTTACGAACGGCTCGAAACCACGCTCGACCGCATGGCCAGGCGCGGTGACCTGGGCATGGGCGTCACCGAACACCGTTTGCGCTCGGAACTGGCCGGCCGGCTGCCAGATCTGTTCGACCGCTATCGCAGCACCCTGGCAGAATGGCCGGAAGCGGTGACCGAACCCTTGCCGTTCGAATATCGCTATTCGGATGGCACCGGGACGGTTGAGGTGGCCGATTTAATCGATAATCTGCGTTGTAATCCACAAGGGCAATTGTGCCGGCTGGTGATTGCCAGTTCCGGCCTGCTCACCGGCTCGGGTTACTCGAAGAAAGTGCGCTACGCCAACCTGCTGCGGGACTGGCTGATTCACCTGGCCGGTCAACTCAGCGGCCAGCCCTTTGAAACCCTGATCCTCGGTAAGGAAGAAGGCCGCAAGTTCCAGTTCCCGGTGATGCCACCCGATCAGGCACGAAACCATGTCGAAGCGATTCTGAGCCGCTGGATGGACGCCACCACCCGAGCCCTGCCGCTGCACTGCGAGGCCGGCTTCGCCTGGATCACCAGCTACTACGGTGGCAAGAAATTTGTCGGCGACCACGAACGGGCCATCAGTGAGGCAGAACAGGCCTACGCCACCGCCCTGGACCGGGACACCGGCTACCTGCTGGGCGCCTTCGAAAGCCCCGAGGCGCTGATGGCCAGCGGCGAGTTTGAAGCCCTGTTGCACCAGCTTTATGTCCCCTTGTGGGAAACCGAACAGGGCAAGTCGGCGGCGGAGCAAATTGGGAGCATGGAATGA